A region of Ictalurus furcatus strain D&B chromosome 1, Billie_1.0, whole genome shotgun sequence DNA encodes the following proteins:
- the dtx3la gene encoding E3 ubiquitin-protein ligase DTX3L1: protein MGSEQSKDKMYCTRYLNGNGPPSLADQVENGISGHKINSKIVNGNQPDDGQMSITHLRRNVEGYPDCDTIQINFEFDDGIQTDKHPNPGQKYYGLKTVAFVPLNHEGTKVYHLLEIAFKHKLLFTVATTSTGEERITFADIPLKTKESGGHDSFSYPDPNYLKTVKKILKSKGIK, encoded by the exons ATGGGTTCTGAGCAAAGCAAAGATAAGATGTATTGCACCAGATATTTAAATGGAAATGGGCCGCCATCGCTGGCTGACCAAG ttgaaaATGGAATTAGCGGACACAAAATAAACTCTAAAATAGTCAATGGAAACCAACCAGATGATGGGCAGATGTCAATAACGCACCTGAGGAGGAATGTGGAAGGATATCCAGACTGTGACACCATACAGATCAACTTTGAATTTGACGATGGAATACAGACG GACAAGCATCCTAATCCAGGGCAGAAATACTATGGGCTTAAAACAGTGGCCTTTGTGCCTCTGAACCATGAGGGAACTAAGGTGTACCACCTGCTAGAGATAGCATTCAAACACAAGCTGCTGTTTACAGTGGCAACTACTAGTACTGGAGAAGAACGCATTACCTTTGCTGACATTCCTTTAAAAACCAAAGAGAGTGGAGGACATGACAG CTTTAGCTATCCAGACCCGAACTATCTGAAAACAGTGAAGAAGATCCTGAAATCTAAAGGGATCAAATGA